From one Candidatus Aegiribacteria sp. genomic stretch:
- the rpsF gene encoding 30S ribosomal protein S6: MRDYETVVIWNASIPEVEIEKEHNRVVEIIKGNKGEYKGSDKWGRRMLAYPIKKQTEGIYHFIRWNGETDVIGSIDKHLRIHEGCIRYATLRSDDEAVASVNSYEDFDRVDEEVEVSDGSEDA, encoded by the coding sequence TTGCGAGACTATGAAACTGTAGTAATCTGGAATGCCAGTATTCCCGAGGTTGAAATCGAAAAAGAGCACAATCGTGTTGTTGAGATTATCAAAGGGAATAAAGGCGAGTACAAAGGCTCTGACAAATGGGGGCGGCGAATGCTTGCCTATCCTATTAAGAAACAGACCGAAGGAATCTACCATTTCATCAGATGGAATGGAGAAACTGACGTCATCGGTTCAATCGACAAACATCTGAGAATTCACGAAGGCTGTATCAGGTATGCAACGCTTCGCTCTGATGATGAGGCAGTGGCTTCAGTCAATTCGTATGAAGACTTTGACCGCGTCGACGAGGAGGTGGAAGTCAGTGATGGATCTGAGGATGCCTAA
- the ssb gene encoding single-stranded DNA-binding protein, with the protein MMDLRMPNINKVIISGNLVRDPDARILENGTHLAKMSIANNQRYRDRNGEWQEKTCYVNIIAWRKTAELVGEFCRKGSPVLVEGELVYNSWEDRDGNQRSRLEINARRIQFLERRDQDSSYQDIPNEQNQKGSSDGNELSESKPMTPDDDIPF; encoded by the coding sequence GTGATGGATCTGAGGATGCCTAATATCAATAAGGTTATCATCTCTGGAAACCTGGTCAGAGACCCTGACGCAAGAATTCTCGAAAATGGAACACATCTCGCAAAGATGTCTATCGCCAATAACCAGCGTTACCGTGACAGGAATGGTGAGTGGCAGGAAAAGACCTGCTATGTAAATATCATTGCCTGGAGAAAGACAGCTGAACTTGTCGGTGAATTCTGTCGGAAGGGCTCTCCCGTTTTGGTGGAGGGTGAACTTGTTTACAATTCATGGGAAGACAGAGACGGAAACCAGAGGAGCAGACTGGAAATAAATGCCAGAAGGATTCAATTCCTTGAGCGCAGAGACCAGGATTCCTCTTATCAGGACATTCCGAATGAACAGAACCAGAAGGGTTCTTCCGATGGTAATGAACTATCCGAGTCTAAACCTATGACTCCGGATGATGACATTCCGTTCTAG
- the tsaD gene encoding tRNA (adenosine(37)-N6)-threonylcarbamoyltransferase complex transferase subunit TsaD: protein MRILAVETSCDDSAVALLEDSSVIAERIYSQSVHSNHGGVVPELASRQHIEILPGIVKEVLSESGIKTLREIDAFAATAGPGLVGSLLVGLSWTKAAAFASGKRFLGINHLSAHLHTHYTAHDSVEFPAVALLVSGGHTCLFNMKSWARAVLLGSTRDDAAGEAFDKTAKLAGLGYPGGEALEKAAIDGNPDKVSLPSPLSDPALPEFSFSGLKTAVRLQWESGADLADLAASFQKVVVDILVSKLLFQADRSGAVSILAAGGVTANNLLRTRLREECAKRGITLFLPEKKYTMDNAVMVGRAAFAVLREEPSSCSSLSCNAFSRWSGTILKALCCT, encoded by the coding sequence TTGCGAATCCTTGCAGTAGAAACATCGTGCGACGATTCCGCGGTTGCATTGCTTGAAGACAGCAGTGTAATCGCGGAGAGGATATACAGTCAGAGTGTTCATTCGAATCATGGTGGTGTAGTTCCTGAACTCGCCTCCAGACAGCACATTGAGATTCTTCCGGGTATTGTGAAGGAAGTGCTTTCAGAATCCGGAATAAAAACTCTCCGGGAAATTGATGCTTTCGCAGCAACAGCGGGACCGGGACTTGTAGGCTCCCTTCTCGTAGGACTATCCTGGACTAAAGCCGCTGCCTTTGCATCCGGGAAGCGATTTCTCGGAATTAATCACCTTTCAGCTCACCTTCATACTCATTATACAGCACATGATTCTGTAGAATTTCCAGCAGTTGCCCTGCTGGTTTCCGGCGGTCACACTTGTCTTTTCAACATGAAATCCTGGGCCCGGGCAGTTCTTCTTGGTTCAACAAGAGACGATGCGGCAGGAGAAGCTTTCGACAAGACGGCAAAACTTGCAGGTCTTGGATATCCTGGCGGTGAAGCTCTTGAAAAGGCTGCTATCGATGGAAATCCTGATAAAGTATCTCTGCCTTCTCCTCTGTCAGACCCGGCTCTTCCGGAGTTCAGTTTCAGCGGCCTCAAGACAGCGGTAAGACTGCAATGGGAAAGCGGCGCTGACCTTGCGGATCTTGCGGCTTCCTTTCAGAAGGTCGTTGTTGATATCCTTGTTTCGAAACTGCTTTTTCAGGCGGACCGTTCAGGCGCGGTAAGTATCCTTGCGGCTGGCGGTGTTACTGCTAATAATCTGCTTAGAACACGATTGAGAGAAGAGTGTGCTAAACGGGGAATTACCCTCTTCCTGCCTGAAAAGAAGTATACCATGGATAACGCTGTTATGGTTGGAAGAGCTGCTTTCGCCGTCCTTCGCGAGGAGCCATCCTCTTGTTCCTCTCTGTCATGCAACGCATTCTCAAGATGGTCTGGTACAATTCTTAAAGCGCTATGCTGTACGTAG
- the acpS gene encoding holo-ACP synthase, whose translation MDYNSNTAQGIDIVSISRIRKAVQRSGKRFLHRIFTSDELLLHTDYGLLATRFAAKEAFFKALGTGISGGVRWHDFSLPPETEASLRPEVTGVSYDLLEGRRVLVSVSKTTRTAVAIIVLEGDGESG comes from the coding sequence ATGGATTATAATTCTAATACAGCGCAGGGTATTGATATTGTAAGTATCAGCAGAATAAGGAAAGCTGTTCAGCGAAGTGGAAAGAGATTTCTGCACCGTATATTTACGTCGGACGAGCTTCTTCTCCATACTGATTACGGTCTTCTTGCAACACGTTTCGCAGCAAAGGAAGCTTTTTTCAAGGCACTGGGCACCGGTATTTCCGGGGGGGTCCGATGGCATGATTTCTCTCTGCCTCCTGAAACTGAAGCCTCTCTCAGACCGGAAGTAACAGGAGTATCATACGATTTGCTTGAGGGACGGAGAGTACTTGTCAGTGTTTCAAAGACAACAAGGACTGCAGTAGCAATAATTGTGCTTGAGGGGGATGGAGAATCGGGATGA
- a CDS encoding NAD(P)H-hydrate dehydratase: MRYWVTPFEMSKFDARAVKAGTPGDVLMERAGTAAAIVAMAMTQPDKGHIQVWCGPGNNGGDGLVLARQLKKRGYEVCAVLATTPGKSLSHNCQSNLGRFVQSGGKVLAPQKLNDLPDSPALVVDSLLGTGFSGKLKDVFAECTDIIRHSHCKVLAIDTPTGVNGKTGSVDPHTPRADTTVTFAAPKAGLLLPPGCGYTGNLLVPDIGIDIDHNKKQMVLGLSDAFTLLPDRPADAHKGTFGRLLLIGGSENMPGAPQLMSLGALRSGAGLVFLSVPLPANTFISGRIPEVISSYFLPGDPSGLPKYDEFDAIAIGPGMGNSPATMKIVSYILQNWKVPLVLDADALNVLNDPVSQLSEYKGSLLLTPHPGELSRMTKCNASNIGSRSKAAAKLSASSGAVVLLKGKPSMVFSPDGECCLIPTGNTGLATGGSGDVLTGITSSLMAQGLKPFEAAILGAYVHGLSADIAIEHCSERSLIPSDVISNMGRAFRTIENGSRSELLTPGGKWRSEYAH, encoded by the coding sequence ATGAGATACTGGGTTACACCGTTCGAAATGTCGAAATTCGATGCCAGGGCTGTTAAGGCAGGTACTCCTGGTGATGTTCTGATGGAGAGGGCAGGTACGGCCGCTGCTATCGTCGCGATGGCAATGACACAACCTGACAAGGGACATATTCAGGTCTGGTGCGGTCCTGGAAATAACGGAGGAGATGGGCTTGTTCTTGCTCGACAGTTGAAGAAAAGGGGTTATGAAGTCTGCGCTGTTCTTGCAACGACGCCGGGAAAGAGCCTTTCTCATAATTGTCAGTCCAATCTTGGCCGATTTGTTCAGTCCGGAGGGAAAGTTCTTGCTCCGCAGAAGCTGAACGATCTGCCTGACTCTCCTGCTCTGGTGGTTGATTCTCTTCTTGGCACAGGTTTTAGTGGCAAACTGAAAGACGTTTTTGCCGAGTGTACCGACATTATAAGACATAGCCATTGCAAAGTACTCGCAATTGATACTCCCACAGGTGTTAACGGCAAAACCGGTTCTGTTGATCCTCATACTCCGCGAGCAGATACTACTGTGACTTTCGCGGCACCCAAGGCGGGGCTGCTTCTCCCTCCGGGGTGCGGCTATACAGGAAATCTTCTGGTACCCGACATCGGAATAGATATCGATCATAACAAAAAGCAGATGGTTCTCGGGCTGAGTGACGCCTTTACTCTTCTGCCTGATCGACCTGCAGACGCTCATAAGGGAACTTTTGGCAGACTTCTACTCATCGGGGGTTCCGAGAATATGCCGGGAGCTCCTCAACTTATGTCTCTTGGTGCTCTCAGATCCGGCGCAGGGCTTGTTTTTCTATCTGTTCCTCTTCCAGCCAATACTTTCATTTCCGGAAGAATTCCCGAGGTTATCAGTTCCTACTTCCTCCCGGGAGATCCCTCTGGTCTGCCTAAGTATGATGAGTTCGACGCCATCGCCATAGGCCCGGGTATGGGAAACAGTCCCGCTACCATGAAAATCGTTTCCTACATACTGCAGAACTGGAAGGTTCCTCTTGTGCTTGATGCTGACGCTCTCAATGTCCTGAATGATCCTGTTAGCCAGTTAAGTGAATACAAAGGGTCTCTTTTGTTAACGCCGCACCCCGGAGAGCTTTCCAGAATGACGAAATGTAACGCATCGAATATCGGGAGCAGGTCAAAAGCTGCCGCGAAATTATCTGCTTCTTCTGGAGCAGTTGTACTCCTAAAGGGGAAACCTTCCATGGTTTTCAGTCCTGATGGAGAATGTTGTCTGATTCCTACAGGGAACACCGGTCTGGCTACAGGAGGGAGCGGTGATGTTCTTACCGGTATTACATCCTCGCTTATGGCACAGGGACTGAAACCTTTTGAAGCAGCCATACTCGGCGCATATGTACACGGACTGTCGGCTGATATTGCAATTGAACATTGTTCAGAGAGATCGCTGATTCCCTCCGATGTGATTTCAAATATGGGAAGGGCATTCCGGACAATTGAAAATGGCAGCCGCAGTGAACTGCTTACACCCGGAGGAAAATGGAGAAGTGAATATGCTCATTAA
- a CDS encoding single-stranded DNA-binding protein → MTVPHEMPELNYILFTGTVERIEQLSLTRFNIFVIRFEVENTVTFSTGTADSRKTSSILSVEAWGNLAEEIDRRIKSGSTVLVEGSLVSRSYEDRSKGLHHRMVVKATSVESLGARS, encoded by the coding sequence ATGACTGTACCTCACGAAATGCCTGAACTTAATTACATCCTTTTCACAGGCACTGTGGAACGTATCGAACAACTATCTCTTACCAGGTTCAATATCTTTGTGATCAGGTTTGAAGTTGAGAATACGGTAACTTTTTCCACCGGAACAGCAGACTCAAGGAAGACATCTTCTATTCTCTCAGTTGAGGCATGGGGTAACCTGGCAGAGGAAATAGACAGGCGGATAAAGAGCGGTTCTACCGTTCTGGTTGAGGGCAGTCTTGTCAGCAGATCGTACGAAGACAGATCAAAGGGATTACATCACAGGATGGTCGTAAAAGCAACCAGCGTTGAATCGCTGGGAGCCAGATCATAA
- a CDS encoding HD domain-containing protein, translating to MLINRAEALELLENNLGNINLIRHCLASEAVLRALAIDRGEDPDLWGMTGLLHDIDYELTSDEPEKHGMVAAEMLADYLPSESIHAIQSHNSEYTGIERESDFDYLLAAGESITGLIVAVALVYPDRKLASVKPKSVLKRMNMSAFARSVPRDTIRDCSKAGYDLDVFVGIALVAMKGIAEDIGL from the coding sequence ATGCTCATTAACAGGGCAGAAGCTCTGGAACTGCTTGAGAACAATCTGGGAAACATCAATCTCATTCGGCACTGCCTTGCCTCTGAGGCCGTCCTCCGCGCCCTCGCCATAGACAGAGGAGAAGATCCCGATCTCTGGGGAATGACCGGTCTGCTTCATGATATTGATTACGAACTCACTTCAGACGAACCTGAGAAGCACGGTATGGTCGCAGCGGAGATGCTGGCTGATTACCTCCCTTCCGAATCGATCCACGCTATCCAGTCTCACAACTCGGAGTACACAGGAATAGAAAGAGAATCTGATTTCGACTATCTTCTTGCGGCGGGTGAATCCATCACCGGCCTTATAGTCGCTGTTGCTCTTGTATACCCGGACAGGAAGCTGGCTTCAGTCAAACCGAAATCCGTTCTTAAAAGGATGAACATGTCAGCATTCGCCAGATCTGTTCCCAGAGATACGATCAGGGACTGTTCAAAGGCCGGATACGATCTTGATGTTTTTGTCGGTATTGCGCTTGTCGCCATGAAAGGAATTGCTGAAGACATAGGCCTGTAG
- a CDS encoding DUF1846 domain-containing protein → MEILLVYKTGFDNEKYLEEQSREILSRVQSSDNRLYLEFGGKIMYDHHASRVLPGYDSNVKIRLLEKLRDRAEIILCIYAGDIEKRKIRGDFGITYDADALMLIDGFRSRGIDLRGVVITRFENQPSAISFENRLKRRDIDVFRHYYTKGYPTDIDLIVSPEGYGRNDYIEPFKPLVVVTGPGPGSGKLATCLSQLYHDHRNGICSNYAKFETFPIWNLPLKHPVNAAYEAATADLRDVNLVDPFHLDAYGEVAINYNRDVEAFPLLKRILERITGDISPYASPTDMGVNRAGFGITDDEVVRKAAMQEIIRRYFRYSCEYVMGLADKSTVQKVELLMRNFELSPSCRPVVEPALERMRLKESEEGIDNGKAAALLLKDGSFVTGTGSDLMHASGALILNAVKKLAGISKEVHLLSPATIDSIRELKKVMEIPTLNLDLEEVLIALSVSSATSEAAASAMKKLFELRGCEAHLTHMPSPGDGNGLRNLGINVTSDPVFSSEKLYVN, encoded by the coding sequence ATGGAGATTCTTTTGGTCTACAAAACCGGTTTTGACAACGAGAAATACCTTGAAGAACAATCGCGTGAGATCCTTTCAAGAGTACAAAGCTCTGATAATCGTCTTTACCTTGAATTCGGCGGGAAGATCATGTATGACCATCATGCTTCCAGAGTTCTCCCCGGTTACGATTCGAATGTTAAAATTCGGCTTCTGGAGAAACTCCGTGACAGAGCGGAAATCATACTCTGTATCTATGCCGGAGACATAGAGAAAAGGAAGATCAGAGGAGACTTCGGTATAACCTACGACGCAGATGCCCTGATGCTCATCGACGGCTTTCGCTCAAGAGGAATCGATCTCAGAGGTGTTGTAATAACAAGATTTGAAAATCAGCCTTCGGCAATCTCTTTCGAGAATCGTCTTAAACGCCGGGATATAGATGTTTTCAGACATTACTACACAAAGGGTTATCCAACTGATATTGATCTTATCGTGAGCCCTGAAGGCTATGGGAGAAACGATTATATAGAGCCATTTAAACCCCTTGTAGTTGTTACAGGACCAGGGCCGGGGAGTGGAAAACTTGCAACCTGCCTTTCACAGCTTTACCATGATCATAGAAACGGGATCTGTTCGAATTACGCAAAATTTGAAACCTTCCCTATTTGGAATCTTCCCTTAAAGCATCCTGTCAATGCCGCTTATGAAGCGGCAACTGCCGATCTGCGGGATGTTAATCTGGTGGATCCTTTTCATCTGGATGCTTACGGAGAGGTTGCCATTAACTACAATCGTGATGTTGAGGCTTTTCCTCTGCTCAAGCGCATACTGGAAAGAATAACGGGAGACATATCTCCTTACGCTTCTCCTACTGATATGGGTGTAAACAGAGCGGGATTCGGCATAACGGATGATGAGGTTGTGAGAAAAGCGGCAATGCAGGAAATTATCAGAAGATACTTCCGCTACAGCTGCGAATATGTAATGGGGCTGGCGGATAAGAGTACAGTACAGAAAGTAGAACTTCTGATGCGCAACTTCGAGCTGTCGCCTTCCTGCAGACCTGTTGTGGAACCTGCTCTCGAACGTATGCGCTTAAAGGAATCCGAGGAAGGCATCGATAACGGAAAAGCAGCGGCTCTTCTTCTTAAAGACGGCAGCTTTGTCACGGGTACCGGTTCCGATCTGATGCATGCATCCGGAGCTCTTATTCTGAATGCGGTCAAGAAACTGGCAGGGATCAGCAAAGAGGTTCATCTTCTCTCTCCGGCCACTATCGATTCCATTCGAGAGCTTAAGAAAGTAATGGAAATTCCCACCCTCAATCTCGACCTTGAGGAGGTTCTTATCGCCCTGAGTGTTAGTTCTGCGACTTCCGAAGCAGCAGCAAGCGCAATGAAAAAGCTTTTCGAACTCAGAGGCTGTGAAGCTCATCTTACGCATATGCCCTCTCCGGGAGACGGAAACGGTTTAAGAAATCTCGGGATAAATGTAACTTCCGATCCTGTTTTCAGCAGTGAGAAATTATATGTGAACTGA
- the rplI gene encoding 50S ribosomal protein L9: protein MKVLLMKSVEDLGTGGDVVNVANGYARNFLFPRNLAIKATPSAVKSAQFYHAKALEEQAETINQSEQLAEKLKGFIIEIAASADDNGHLYGSITEKQISSVLKEAGFDIDAEHVLLSEHIKETGEFPISVKVYGDIRSEILVKILPEAD from the coding sequence ATGAAAGTACTTCTAATGAAAAGTGTTGAAGATCTGGGTACTGGAGGTGATGTTGTTAATGTCGCCAATGGTTATGCGAGAAATTTCCTGTTTCCCAGAAATCTGGCGATAAAGGCAACTCCTTCAGCAGTAAAATCCGCTCAGTTCTATCACGCCAAAGCTCTTGAAGAACAGGCAGAGACCATCAATCAATCAGAACAGCTTGCTGAGAAGCTCAAGGGTTTCATTATTGAAATCGCTGCTTCTGCTGATGATAACGGACATCTTTACGGAAGTATCACCGAGAAGCAGATCTCTTCAGTTCTGAAAGAGGCAGGATTTGACATAGACGCTGAACACGTTCTTCTGAGTGAGCATATAAAAGAAACGGGTGAATTCCCCATTTCAGTGAAAGTATACGGTGACATTCGCTCGGAAATTCTCGTAAAGATATTACCTGAAGCGGATTAG
- a CDS encoding T9SS type A sorting domain-containing protein encodes MKTSFPVLLLIASIALTSGQSNMVSWQSFYGAAGDLPEVNVLESSPDHMIAEISIPGFRLYDYPGGGRFWDCVSLPECYSQGDIGLPDLPSVPRMFALPFGTEAAVTVEDVSSTVYHNMEILPRQIPEIDMAHDQFEFRINDEFYSGSEVFPASYANIDNEGIWSGLNVARLVFNPFRFNPSTGDLEVVHSITIRVDFVGTPGELANPVNPSMIPMMKQSVINWSTFENAAAPLDSGRDDGVEYVFVCSESNVDWVSDLFETHHYLGLRVRVETLASPSNPDLIKAAITDNYDTGILKFACIVGTHAEMPSYSWTGIISDYWFACLTAGDNYPEIGVGRLTGDSTQIVAQVTKIIDGYMNYSFDDSRTTDIIPSEAVLAAHQQDYPGKYTQCCNEIAAYPYSLCDLTFTKVYPPEDGTNADVSTAINNGIGTVTYRGHGSTTAWVWSAPIQWDASDIDALTNTFMPPVFNIACDNGEYQSSSTCLSESWQWAENGASGNLGATQSSGTLANHDYIKQIYIALYDTGTFRITDATNTGAVYIIENQGTWGINNARMYIWFGDPAMDIWTFDTEGEPGALLISAPANIFSGNQDITITVTDGSSPVEGANVTITDGVDNYGTGMTCYEEAVTNSSGQVTINITVPESGTIHIGAFLHDYNYDLHYIIIGTGVSDSQGDADIFLFDRPVPNPITVSASIGFSLPGAGNVELAVYDVSGRMVETILDGSLESGSHSIQWTPGSQIASGVYFIRLTTNDGTLTRQAMVIR; translated from the coding sequence ATGAAAACTTCTTTTCCGGTTCTTTTACTGATTGCATCCATCGCCCTTACATCGGGTCAGTCGAATATGGTCAGCTGGCAATCTTTCTACGGGGCGGCAGGTGATCTTCCAGAAGTTAACGTACTCGAATCAAGCCCCGATCATATGATTGCCGAGATATCAATTCCCGGATTCAGGCTGTACGATTATCCCGGAGGCGGCAGATTCTGGGACTGCGTCAGTCTACCAGAATGCTATTCTCAGGGTGACATCGGTCTGCCCGATCTTCCTTCAGTGCCAAGGATGTTCGCTCTCCCATTCGGAACTGAAGCAGCTGTTACAGTTGAAGATGTCTCTTCAACAGTATACCACAATATGGAGATTCTTCCCAGACAGATACCGGAAATCGATATGGCACACGATCAATTCGAGTTCAGAATAAACGACGAGTTCTACAGCGGCAGCGAGGTCTTCCCGGCCTCCTACGCAAATATCGATAATGAAGGCATATGGTCAGGCCTGAATGTCGCGAGGCTTGTATTCAATCCTTTCCGCTTCAACCCTTCTACGGGCGATCTTGAAGTCGTCCACAGCATCACCATCAGGGTAGATTTTGTGGGAACCCCCGGTGAGCTTGCCAATCCTGTCAACCCCTCCATGATTCCAATGATGAAGCAAAGCGTTATCAACTGGAGTACTTTCGAGAACGCGGCAGCTCCTCTCGACAGCGGGCGCGATGACGGTGTTGAGTACGTTTTCGTCTGCTCGGAAAGCAATGTGGACTGGGTGTCCGATCTCTTCGAGACTCATCATTATCTCGGTCTCAGGGTCAGGGTGGAAACTTTAGCCAGCCCTTCCAATCCGGATTTGATCAAGGCCGCGATTACAGATAATTATGACACCGGCATATTGAAATTTGCCTGTATTGTCGGTACCCATGCCGAGATGCCTTCATACAGCTGGACCGGCATAATCAGTGATTACTGGTTCGCATGCTTAACCGCTGGTGATAACTACCCCGAAATAGGTGTTGGCAGGCTGACCGGTGACTCCACGCAGATCGTAGCGCAGGTTACAAAAATCATAGATGGTTACATGAATTACAGTTTCGATGATTCCAGAACAACCGATATCATTCCAAGCGAGGCTGTTCTAGCAGCACACCAACAGGATTATCCCGGCAAATACACCCAGTGCTGCAACGAGATAGCTGCATATCCCTACAGCCTGTGCGACCTGACCTTCACCAAGGTATATCCTCCTGAAGACGGAACTAATGCAGATGTTTCGACCGCCATCAACAACGGAATCGGAACAGTTACGTACAGAGGACATGGAAGCACCACAGCCTGGGTATGGTCTGCTCCCATACAATGGGATGCCTCCGACATCGATGCCCTGACAAATACATTCATGCCGCCAGTTTTCAACATAGCATGCGACAACGGAGAATATCAGAGCTCGAGCACCTGTCTTTCAGAATCCTGGCAGTGGGCGGAAAATGGCGCAAGCGGAAACCTCGGCGCAACCCAATCATCGGGGACTCTTGCCAACCATGATTATATCAAGCAGATCTATATTGCTCTTTATGACACCGGTACTTTTCGCATAACGGACGCAACCAACACCGGCGCGGTTTACATAATAGAAAATCAAGGTACATGGGGCATTAATAATGCCAGAATGTACATATGGTTTGGTGATCCGGCCATGGATATCTGGACATTTGATACAGAGGGAGAGCCTGGTGCGCTTCTAATCTCCGCGCCTGCCAATATCTTCTCCGGAAATCAGGATATAACCATTACTGTTACCGACGGTTCTTCCCCTGTTGAAGGAGCAAACGTTACAATTACTGACGGTGTTGATAATTACGGCACAGGAATGACCTGCTACGAAGAGGCTGTAACCAATTCATCAGGCCAGGTTACCATTAACATCACAGTCCCTGAAAGCGGAACGATTCATATAGGCGCGTTCCTTCATGATTACAATTACGATCTTCATTATATCATTATCGGTACGGGAGTTTCTGACTCCCAGGGTGATGCTGATATCTTCTTGTTTGACCGACCTGTTCCCAATCCGATTACAGTAAGCGCCTCTATCGGTTTCAGTCTTCCCGGCGCCGGCAATGTGGAGCTTGCCGTATATGATGTTTCCGGTCGCATGGTCGAGACCATTCTTGACGGCTCGCTTGAGTCAGGCAGCCACTCCATACAGTGGACGCCTGGTTCTCAAATTGCAAGCGGTGTCTACTTCATCCGCCTTACTACCAACGATGGAACTCTGACAAGACAGGCAATGGTTATCAGATAA
- the rpsR gene encoding 30S ribosomal protein S18 produces the protein MKKSSSKFGRKKKCRFCGNPQLEISYKNDKMLQRHISDRGKIIARRVTGNCAKHQRRIANAIKVARFFALLPYVREHYR, from the coding sequence ATGAAGAAAAGCAGCAGCAAATTCGGACGTAAAAAGAAGTGCCGTTTTTGCGGAAATCCACAACTGGAAATATCATACAAGAACGATAAGATGCTCCAGAGACATATCTCCGACAGAGGGAAAATCATCGCCAGAAGAGTAACTGGTAACTGTGCGAAACATCAGAGAAGAATCGCGAATGCCATCAAGGTGGCAAGATTCTTTGCCTTGCTCCCCTATGTAAGAGAACACTACAGATAA